A portion of the Ferrovum sp. JA12 genome contains these proteins:
- a CDS encoding XRE family transcriptional regulator produces the protein MLEKISQKLIGYRVKAARDAAGWTQDQLTQELGLNDRQSISDIENGKRALKPEELLALSDLLDRDIEFFVDPFAVAGEAQFSWRTAPEVPEDSLDGFELKAGQWIGLLRWLRERQGGRASVLKRALRLSAQSSFEDAQDRAESLVAELDLGIIPAETLIDKIERELDIPVLFVDTVDAGEGQSISGATCHLEEMGVILINRNESEARRYYDLAHELFHALTWDAMQPDHRESNSIEERNKGKRIEQLANNFAAALLMPRISLTQLIDGNRRDDIPHLCEVAALLRVAPVALAWRLFNLKLISDDTRRNLCQEKQRPSVSGPPKRFSVAFVRMLHESLENGRLSARKAAKAMGLGLGGLTELFAQYDLPAPFEL, from the coding sequence ATGCTCGAAAAGATTTCGCAAAAATTGATCGGCTACCGCGTCAAAGCCGCGCGCGATGCGGCGGGCTGGACGCAGGATCAACTCACCCAGGAATTGGGCCTGAACGACCGCCAGTCGATTTCTGACATCGAAAACGGCAAGCGCGCGCTGAAGCCCGAGGAACTGCTGGCGCTGTCCGACCTCCTGGATCGTGACATCGAGTTTTTCGTGGATCCTTTTGCCGTGGCTGGAGAAGCACAGTTCTCGTGGCGGACGGCACCCGAGGTTCCTGAGGACAGTCTGGACGGGTTCGAATTGAAGGCTGGTCAGTGGATTGGCCTGCTCCGCTGGCTGCGTGAACGGCAAGGCGGCCGGGCAAGCGTGCTCAAGCGCGCGTTGCGTCTGTCTGCCCAGTCATCGTTCGAGGATGCACAGGATCGTGCAGAGAGTCTCGTTGCCGAACTGGACCTGGGTATCATTCCGGCAGAAACCCTGATCGACAAGATCGAGCGCGAACTGGACATCCCGGTGCTGTTCGTCGATACGGTTGACGCTGGCGAAGGACAATCCATCTCGGGTGCGACATGCCACCTCGAGGAAATGGGCGTCATACTCATCAACCGCAACGAGAGCGAGGCGCGTCGCTACTACGATCTGGCGCACGAGCTTTTTCATGCGCTCACCTGGGATGCGATGCAACCCGATCATCGGGAATCGAATTCCATCGAGGAACGCAACAAGGGAAAACGCATCGAGCAATTGGCGAACAACTTTGCCGCTGCCCTGTTGATGCCGCGCATTTCATTGACCCAACTGATCGATGGCAATCGCCGGGATGACATCCCCCACCTGTGCGAAGTCGCAGCGCTGCTGCGCGTGGCGCCGGTGGCATTGGCGTGGCGGTTGTTCAACCTCAAGCTCATCAGTGACGACACCCGTCGCAATCTCTGTCAAGAGAAGCAGCGACCCTCGGTGTCAGGCCCCCCCAAGCGGTTCTCCGTTGCCTTCGTGCGCATGCTGCACGAGTCATTGGAGAATGGACGACTGTCGGCCCGCAAGGCAGCAAAAGCCATGGGGCTGGGTCTTGGTGGTCTGACCGAACTGTTCGCCCAGTACGATCTCCCAGCACCGTTTGAGTTATGA
- a CDS encoding host specificity factor TipJ family phage tail protein, translated as MEVHSASWKIEVRAIDAEGDSVGNWFMLGSESMSAATTTPQRLFFQYPVSLGRYKVRATRLDSKDTNSCVGQEVRWGEARGYLAGGVAFPDNVNLVAMRMRATDNLSQRSSRLINYIVTRKLPVWSADSGWSSAVTKRSIAWAYTDILRASYGAKLTDTRIDLAALAQLDQVWTSRGDKFDGVFDQQVTDWEALTRAARCGRAVPFL; from the coding sequence TTGGAAGTCCACAGTGCAAGCTGGAAGATAGAAGTCAGAGCGATTGATGCCGAAGGCGATTCAGTAGGCAACTGGTTTATGCTTGGTAGCGAGAGTATGAGCGCCGCCACAACCACGCCGCAGAGACTGTTTTTCCAATATCCAGTTAGCTTGGGTCGCTATAAAGTGCGTGCCACACGTTTAGATAGCAAGGACACCAACTCCTGTGTCGGGCAAGAGGTGCGCTGGGGTGAGGCCAGAGGCTATCTGGCCGGTGGCGTTGCCTTCCCTGACAACGTCAATTTGGTTGCCATGCGCATGCGCGCCACCGACAACCTGTCGCAACGATCAAGCCGTCTCATCAATTACATCGTGACGCGCAAGCTACCAGTCTGGTCCGCAGACTCTGGATGGTCATCTGCTGTGACCAAGCGCTCGATCGCATGGGCATACACAGACATCCTGCGCGCGAGCTACGGGGCCAAACTCACCGATACTCGAATCGATCTAGCTGCTTTGGCGCAGCTCGATCAGGTCTGGACAAGTCGGGGGGATAAGTTCGACGGCGTGTTTGACCAACAGGTTACTGATTGGGAAGCGCTGACTCGGGCGGCACGCTGTGGTCGAGCGGTGCCTTTCCTATAA
- a CDS encoding DCL family protein: protein MAKPVEIGPRSFRTQKSALDHYKALLHRYQDGDRISDPGDHADLVALIERYDPILEEVGEPTKGSGQIDYFERRLNTGTGWSNSGFWVVRQDGSATDFSYIWAVKGLPGDRSKDFYGACREAVALDLVLAKKRAFAEHGDAQGQVACELTGVMVSIDDAHLDHAWPHFSHIVSGFRAARGWSGDIPDGVVSPPADGQTTPTFVEKAVADAFRIYHHSQAILRILSKSANLQTASQARRPKIARPVRLL from the coding sequence ATGGCAAAACCCGTCGAGATTGGACCCCGCAGCTTCCGGACCCAGAAAAGCGCACTGGACCATTACAAGGCACTGCTACACCGGTACCAGGACGGGGATCGTATCTCTGACCCGGGGGACCACGCCGACCTCGTTGCCCTCATCGAACGATATGACCCGATTCTTGAGGAGGTCGGAGAACCGACGAAGGGTAGCGGCCAAATCGATTACTTTGAGCGGCGCTTGAATACTGGTACTGGCTGGAGCAATTCCGGATTCTGGGTCGTACGTCAGGACGGTTCCGCCACAGACTTTTCTTACATCTGGGCCGTCAAAGGTCTACCTGGGGACCGGTCAAAAGACTTCTATGGAGCATGCCGGGAGGCTGTGGCGCTCGACCTCGTTCTGGCCAAGAAGCGTGCCTTCGCAGAGCATGGGGATGCTCAGGGGCAGGTTGCGTGCGAACTGACTGGCGTGATGGTCAGCATCGACGACGCCCATCTGGATCACGCCTGGCCGCATTTTTCACACATCGTTAGTGGTTTTCGGGCTGCTAGGGGATGGTCAGGTGACATCCCAGACGGAGTCGTGTCCCCACCCGCTGACGGGCAGACGACGCCCACATTCGTCGAGAAGGCAGTCGCAGATGCCTTTCGGATCTATCACCACAGCCAGGCAATCCTGCGGATTCTCTCCAAGTCGGCCAACCTCCAGACCGCCAGCCAAGCTCGAAGACCTAAGATTGCACGCCCGGTGCGGCTGCTTTGA
- a CDS encoding type II toxin-antitoxin system TacA family antitoxin produces MSTLNISKTERIDVRASTPVKQLLQEAARACHKNVSEFLLDAGVTAAAQTLADRRQFVLDKAQWQAFQEALDRPVQSKPRLKKLLSEPGVLG; encoded by the coding sequence ATGAGCACCCTGAATATTTCCAAGACCGAACGCATTGACGTCCGAGCAAGCACACCAGTCAAGCAACTGCTGCAGGAAGCTGCGCGCGCTTGTCACAAAAACGTCAGCGAATTCCTGCTCGACGCGGGCGTGACGGCGGCAGCCCAAACACTGGCTGATCGTCGCCAGTTCGTACTGGACAAGGCGCAATGGCAGGCCTTCCAGGAAGCGTTGGATCGGCCGGTGCAAAGCAAGCCGCGCCTGAAGAAGTTGCTGAGTGAGCCCGGGGTCTTGGGTTGA
- a CDS encoding Fic family protein, giving the protein MNDTPYGKLFVSSEARRLLENLYTGRDSAIRTMGRTWVESHLSRLCTLRGEYKVNDLRDTARRLSEVLGLDAQFKILNGIVSALMQTGKARRLSSVDALARAAGKPYDPDRLVIFDALFTALRQSFPQVPDPTTPGLSSINFAFFESYFSNYIESTIFTVEEASEIIFEGKMIEKHPEDSHDVLGTYQAITQQPFRSSPPDNEDEFLEWLKLTNHMVLSSRLEKHPGQWKVKLNQAGSTLFVHPELVQGTLREGFKRVALLEDPFARALMAMFVVTEVHPFQDGNGRTARLAMNAYLTQASACRIIIPTAYREDYFLPLKALSRNADPVPFLRSMTRAQAWSAAFNYSNLQTTWKRMAACNAFADDITRNKLLYPHEVRSLVDDNVSNNKSY; this is encoded by the coding sequence TTGAATGACACACCTTACGGCAAATTGTTTGTTTCGTCCGAAGCTCGCCGTCTTCTGGAAAATCTTTATACCGGTCGGGATTCCGCCATACGGACAATGGGGCGCACATGGGTGGAATCACACCTGAGTCGGCTTTGCACGCTGCGCGGCGAATACAAGGTCAACGACCTGCGCGACACTGCCCGGCGTTTGTCAGAGGTGCTGGGACTGGATGCTCAGTTCAAAATCCTGAATGGCATCGTCTCGGCATTGATGCAGACCGGCAAAGCTAGACGTTTAAGTTCCGTTGATGCGCTCGCGCGTGCCGCAGGAAAACCCTACGACCCTGATCGTCTGGTTATTTTTGATGCGCTATTTACCGCTCTGCGGCAGTCGTTTCCGCAGGTACCCGATCCAACCACACCGGGGTTGAGCAGTATCAACTTTGCATTCTTTGAATCCTATTTCTCCAACTACATCGAGAGCACGATTTTCACCGTAGAGGAAGCTAGCGAGATTATTTTTGAAGGCAAGATGATCGAAAAACATCCCGAGGACTCGCATGATGTGCTCGGCACGTATCAGGCCATCACCCAGCAACCTTTCCGGTCAAGCCCTCCGGACAATGAAGATGAATTTCTGGAATGGCTGAAACTCACCAACCATATGGTGCTGTCCAGCCGCCTGGAGAAACATCCGGGACAGTGGAAAGTAAAACTCAATCAGGCTGGTTCTACCTTGTTTGTACATCCCGAATTGGTGCAAGGCACTCTGCGTGAAGGATTCAAACGTGTTGCGCTGCTGGAAGACCCGTTTGCCCGAGCATTGATGGCGATGTTCGTCGTAACCGAGGTGCACCCGTTTCAGGATGGTAATGGCCGAACTGCCCGTTTGGCCATGAATGCCTATCTGACCCAGGCATCCGCCTGTCGCATCATTATCCCGACGGCCTACCGTGAGGATTATTTCCTCCCCCTTAAAGCACTTTCCAGGAATGCCGACCCGGTTCCATTTCTTCGTTCAATGACTCGCGCTCAGGCATGGTCGGCTGCATTTAACTATTCCAACCTCCAGACCACATGGAAACGGATGGCAGCATGCAACGCTTTTGCCGATGACATAACCAGAAACAAGTTACTGTATCCTCACGAAGTGCGCAGCCTCGTTGACGATAATGTCAGCAATAACAAGTCTTATTGA
- a CDS encoding acetamidase/formamidase family protein: protein MSDHDCNENCHHGADVDLTPEDRLAEISEAKKRLLGANDSSLKETVRPHSTLASQDTALIDHTNEQFKTGVHYYIPATKDTVLWGYFSQVAKPVITIQSGDFVTIETITHHANDDADRMVYGDANVQGIFHWDSHGKGIDRRGAGAMSATNGSGAGLGVHLCTGPIEIAGAEPGDVLEVRIIDVSPRPSANKLYHGKSFGSNVAANWGFHYGDTLTEPKEREVVTIYEIDATGENTWARAVYNFRWTPQVDPYGVVHTTIDYPGVKVDHNTIIKNNHILNNIRVPVRPHFGTIGVAPKEVNIVSSIPPSYTGGNIDNWRIGKGATIFYPVAVKGAKFFVGDPHASQGDAELCGTAIECSLTGTFQFILHKKESITNPHLVGLDYPLLETSNEWLVHGFSYSNYLAELGAEGQSTIFAKSSLDKAMRDAYHKMRHFLMSAKDLSEDEAISLMSVAVDFGITQVVDGNWGIHASIKKCIFQSG, encoded by the coding sequence ATGAGTGATCATGACTGTAATGAAAATTGCCACCATGGGGCAGATGTGGATCTCACACCAGAAGATAGACTGGCTGAGATATCTGAGGCAAAGAAGAGGTTATTGGGTGCCAATGATTCTTCCTTAAAGGAGACTGTTCGCCCCCATTCGACATTGGCATCCCAAGATACAGCCTTAATCGATCACACTAATGAGCAATTTAAAACAGGTGTTCACTATTATATTCCTGCAACAAAAGATACGGTACTTTGGGGATATTTTAGTCAAGTGGCAAAGCCGGTTATAACTATTCAATCCGGCGATTTTGTTACCATCGAAACGATTACTCATCACGCCAATGATGATGCCGATAGAATGGTGTATGGTGATGCTAACGTTCAAGGCATTTTTCATTGGGATAGCCATGGCAAAGGAATAGACAGACGTGGTGCAGGGGCGATGTCTGCCACTAACGGTTCTGGTGCAGGACTCGGGGTTCACTTATGTACTGGTCCCATTGAAATTGCTGGGGCAGAGCCTGGCGATGTGCTTGAAGTAAGAATTATTGATGTCTCACCACGACCTAGCGCAAATAAGTTATACCATGGGAAAAGTTTTGGTTCCAATGTAGCGGCTAATTGGGGTTTTCATTATGGGGACACCCTAACTGAGCCCAAAGAACGTGAAGTGGTGACCATTTACGAAATCGATGCCACTGGCGAGAACACCTGGGCGCGGGCGGTCTATAATTTCAGGTGGACTCCGCAAGTTGATCCTTATGGAGTAGTCCACACAACCATTGATTACCCGGGTGTCAAAGTTGACCACAATACTATTATTAAAAATAATCATATTCTTAATAATATCCGAGTTCCCGTCAGACCACATTTTGGAACAATTGGCGTGGCTCCAAAGGAAGTGAATATCGTCTCATCGATTCCACCGAGTTATACGGGCGGCAATATAGATAACTGGAGAATTGGTAAGGGAGCCACGATTTTTTACCCCGTAGCGGTTAAAGGAGCAAAATTTTTTGTAGGCGATCCCCATGCCTCGCAAGGTGATGCAGAGCTATGTGGCACAGCCATTGAGTGTTCTCTAACTGGAACATTTCAATTTATTTTACATAAAAAAGAATCCATCACTAATCCCCATTTAGTCGGTTTGGATTATCCTTTACTGGAAACCTCCAATGAATGGCTTGTACACGGTTTTAGTTATTCAAATTATTTAGCGGAACTAGGGGCAGAGGGGCAAAGTACCATATTTGCCAAATCCTCTTTAGATAAGGCTATGCGCGATGCATACCATAAGATGCGTCATTTTTTAATGAGTGCTAAGGACTTAAGTGAGGATGAGGCCATTTCATTAATGTCTGTAGCGGTGGACTTTGGTATAACTCAGGTTGTTGATGGAAACTGGGGGATTCATGCTTCGATTAAAAAATGTATTTTTCAATCGGGCTGA
- a CDS encoding GNAT family N-acetyltransferase, with protein sequence MASPYAPVRKLAATDQTDAFDCGQSGLNQFLQRYALVNQKANSAQTYVCCQGEVVVGFYSLAVGSVDPEAAPSRVMKGLARHPVPVMILARLAVDKEHQRRGLGQALLKDALLRTAQAADIAGIRCLLVHAKDDAARQWYESWEFEPSPTDPYHLFLMLKDLKSLLN encoded by the coding sequence ATAGCGTCACCCTACGCCCCCGTTCGCAAACTGGCAGCAACGGATCAGACCGATGCCTTCGATTGTGGTCAGTCCGGGCTGAACCAGTTCCTGCAGCGCTACGCGCTCGTCAACCAAAAGGCCAACAGCGCGCAGACCTACGTCTGCTGCCAGGGCGAGGTGGTGGTCGGCTTCTACAGCCTCGCTGTCGGTAGCGTCGATCCGGAAGCCGCACCGTCGAGGGTGATGAAGGGGCTGGCGCGCCACCCGGTCCCGGTCATGATCCTGGCCCGGCTCGCGGTAGATAAGGAACATCAGCGCCGGGGACTGGGCCAGGCTCTGCTAAAGGACGCACTGCTGCGAACAGCACAGGCCGCAGACATCGCTGGCATCCGCTGCCTGCTTGTGCATGCCAAAGACGATGCCGCGCGGCAATGGTACGAATCCTGGGAATTCGAGCCCAGCCCGACCGACCCGTATCACCTGTTCCTCATGTTGAAGGATCTCAAAAGCTTATTGAACTGA
- a CDS encoding BRO-N domain-containing protein encodes MSNIIPFNFESHSIRVCLDETDAPWFNAKDVCGVLGYSNARKSVADHVDPEDVTKRDTLTEGGIQPTNHINESGLYALILGSNQPNAKKFKRWVNHDSTRSEGKSKTGRKSGPRT; translated from the coding sequence ATGAGCAATATTATCCCGTTTAATTTCGAGAGTCATTCCATTCGCGTTTGCCTCGACGAAACCGATGCGCCTTGGTTCAACGCCAAAGATGTGTGCGGAGTACTGGGTTACAGCAATGCCCGTAAATCGGTTGCCGATCACGTTGATCCAGAGGATGTCACGAAACGTGACACCCTTACAGAAGGAGGCATCCAGCCAACCAATCACATCAATGAATCCGGACTGTATGCGCTCATCCTTGGCAGTAATCAACCCAACGCCAAGAAGTTCAAGCGCTGGGTCAACCACGACAGCACCCGATCCGAGGGGAAGTCGAAGACGGGCCGGAAGTCTGGCCCCAGGACGTAG
- the mscL gene encoding large conductance mechanosensitive channel protein MscL produces the protein MGILKDFKEFAMKGNVIDLAVAVIIGGAFGKIVTSLVEDLIMPLISAIIGKIDFSNLYIVLGDLPAGAADNLDNLKKLKIPVLAYGHFITVSIDFLILAFIIFLMVRLVTHLKHQSKEEDNTEVVATPTSEEILLLREIRDSLQTKKEN, from the coding sequence ATGGGAATTTTAAAAGACTTCAAAGAATTCGCCATGAAGGGCAATGTGATTGATTTGGCTGTGGCGGTGATCATTGGTGGCGCCTTCGGAAAAATCGTCACATCCCTTGTGGAAGATTTGATTATGCCACTCATAAGCGCCATTATTGGCAAAATTGATTTTTCAAATCTTTATATTGTGTTGGGCGACCTACCCGCGGGAGCTGCCGATAACCTAGACAATTTAAAGAAACTTAAAATTCCTGTGCTGGCCTATGGTCACTTTATTACCGTATCGATAGATTTTTTAATATTAGCCTTCATCATTTTTTTAATGGTGCGTTTAGTGACTCACTTAAAACACCAGAGTAAGGAAGAGGACAACACAGAAGTGGTTGCTACACCCACTTCAGAGGAAATATTACTCCTTCGGGAAATTCGTGATTCTTTACAGACAAAAAAGGAAAATTAA
- a CDS encoding VIT1/CCC1 transporter family protein yields the protein MSRHHSESHRTEHIGWLRAAVLGANDGIVSTASLIIGVASARADHSEVLLAAVAGLIAGAMSMAAGEYVSVSSQADIEEADVAREKIELEHNREHEVLELSGIYEERGLSQELARQVAIELMAKDALGAHLRDELGLSTMISAKPLQAALTSALSFTGGAILPLACAWLLPVASLPFYVGITSLFFLVALGALAAYTGRANILKGILRVSFWGILAMVFTAVVGGLFHVAV from the coding sequence ATGTCAAGACACCATAGTGAAAGCCATCGCACAGAGCATATTGGCTGGTTACGGGCTGCTGTATTGGGTGCCAATGATGGTATAGTCTCTACCGCGAGTTTAATTATTGGGGTGGCCTCGGCGCGAGCGGACCACTCTGAGGTGCTCCTTGCTGCTGTAGCAGGATTAATTGCTGGGGCCATGTCCATGGCGGCTGGCGAGTATGTTTCAGTGAGCTCTCAAGCTGATATTGAAGAAGCGGATGTAGCGCGAGAAAAAATTGAGCTAGAACATAACCGCGAGCATGAAGTACTGGAGCTCTCTGGTATCTACGAGGAGAGGGGGTTAAGTCAAGAACTGGCAAGACAGGTGGCCATTGAATTAATGGCCAAGGATGCTCTCGGGGCCCACCTTAGAGATGAACTTGGTTTATCAACAATGATCAGTGCCAAACCCCTGCAAGCTGCTCTGACTTCTGCATTATCTTTTACAGGTGGGGCAATTTTACCCTTAGCATGCGCGTGGTTATTGCCGGTTGCATCACTACCATTCTATGTAGGCATAACCTCATTGTTTTTCTTGGTAGCACTGGGTGCCTTGGCTGCCTATACGGGGCGAGCAAATATCCTTAAGGGAATTTTACGGGTATCTTTTTGGGGGATTTTAGCCATGGTTTTTACAGCTGTTGTGGGTGGTTTGTTTCATGTGGCAGTTTAA
- a CDS encoding helix-turn-helix transcriptional regulator → MYDEHLKTRHLTQRELADRWNKSEATIERYRSDGVGPRYLKIGGKVMYRLEDIEQFELDCLHESPSTRVVPASATTGRDRI, encoded by the coding sequence ATGTATGACGAACATCTGAAGACCAGGCATCTGACCCAGCGGGAACTTGCGGATCGCTGGAACAAGTCGGAAGCCACCATAGAACGCTATCGGTCCGATGGCGTCGGCCCCAGGTACCTCAAGATCGGCGGCAAGGTGATGTACCGCCTTGAAGACATCGAGCAATTCGAGCTCGACTGCCTGCACGAGAGTCCGAGCACTAGGGTTGTTCCAGCCTCAGCCACCACGGGGAGGGATCGCATATGA
- a CDS encoding Fic family protein, translated as MNNGDYKYIWQASDWPNWRFDLAALAKPMAEVSRAQGLLMGRLADVGMALRDQASLATLTEDVVKTSEIEGEQLNVESVRSSIARRLGVDIGALAPADRHVEGVVEMVLDATANCHAPMSRERLFGWHAALFPTGYSGLSRIKIGAWRDNATGPMQVVSGPIGRQRVHFEAPPADCLENETSRFLDWVNGVSNESPLLKAGLGHLWFVTLHPFDDGNGRIARAIGDLLLARADGSPQRFYSFSAQIQRERKAYYDILERTQKQSLDVTEWLAWFFDTLHRAVDQAQHTLDAVLTKARFWQRWATIPLNERQVKLINKLLDGFEGKLTSSKWAAVAKCSPDTALRDINDLLERGVLRKLDAGGRSTSYELNDLPE; from the coding sequence ATGAATAACGGTGATTATAAATACATCTGGCAGGCCAGTGACTGGCCGAACTGGCGCTTCGACTTGGCGGCGTTGGCTAAACCCATGGCCGAGGTCAGTCGCGCCCAGGGACTGTTGATGGGCCGTTTGGCCGACGTGGGCATGGCCCTGCGCGATCAGGCGAGCCTGGCAACACTGACCGAGGACGTGGTCAAGACCAGCGAGATCGAGGGCGAGCAACTCAATGTCGAATCGGTGCGTTCGAGCATCGCGCGCCGATTGGGCGTGGACATTGGTGCCCTGGCCCCGGCGGATCGGCACGTCGAAGGCGTGGTCGAGATGGTGCTTGATGCCACCGCCAACTGCCATGCGCCGATGTCGCGGGAGCGGCTGTTTGGCTGGCATGCCGCGCTGTTTCCTACTGGCTACTCCGGACTTTCCAGGATTAAGATCGGCGCTTGGCGCGACAACGCCACCGGTCCGATGCAGGTGGTATCCGGCCCCATCGGCCGCCAACGGGTACATTTCGAAGCGCCGCCCGCCGATTGCCTCGAGAACGAAACCAGCCGTTTCCTCGATTGGGTGAACGGTGTATCGAACGAATCGCCGCTGCTTAAGGCCGGGCTTGGTCACCTTTGGTTTGTCACATTGCATCCGTTCGACGATGGCAATGGCCGTATCGCTCGGGCCATCGGTGATTTGCTGCTGGCCCGTGCCGATGGCAGTCCACAGCGGTTCTACAGTTTTTCGGCGCAGATCCAGCGCGAACGTAAGGCCTACTACGACATCTTGGAGCGGACCCAGAAACAGTCGCTGGACGTCACCGAGTGGCTCGCTTGGTTCTTCGACACGCTCCATCGCGCTGTCGACCAAGCACAGCACACGCTTGATGCCGTGCTGACCAAGGCGCGGTTCTGGCAGCGTTGGGCGACCATACCGTTAAACGAGCGACAGGTGAAGTTGATCAACAAGCTGCTCGACGGCTTTGAAGGCAAGCTCACCAGCAGCAAGTGGGCGGCGGTCGCCAAGTGTTCGCCGGACACCGCGCTGCGCGATATCAACGACCTGCTTGAGCGGGGCGTGCTGCGGAAATTGGATGCGGGCGGGCGGAGCACCAGTTACGAGCTGAACGATCTGCCGGAGTAG
- a CDS encoding RidA family protein produces the protein MKKSFIFTPESGVPPPVGPFSHATRWGDLLFVTGQMPTDPATGGIVSGGLNAQSLQVKKNLEAVIAHFGLTLDDALMVRVYLESFDDYAAFNDFYKTWFTQPLPSRTCVGVHGLALGALVEIDLILGIPKQKSVN, from the coding sequence ATGAAAAAATCCTTTATATTTACCCCGGAATCCGGTGTCCCACCGCCCGTAGGACCTTTTTCACATGCCACCCGTTGGGGAGATCTCTTATTTGTAACCGGACAGATGCCCACGGATCCTGCAACAGGGGGAATTGTATCAGGGGGGCTTAATGCCCAGTCATTGCAGGTTAAAAAAAATCTTGAGGCGGTGATTGCCCACTTTGGACTCACCTTAGACGATGCACTGATGGTGAGAGTCTACTTGGAGTCCTTCGATGATTATGCGGCCTTTAATGACTTCTATAAAACATGGTTTACTCAACCATTACCGAGTCGTACCTGTGTAGGCGTGCATGGCTTGGCACTCGGTGCTCTGGTAGAAATTGATTTGATTCTAGGTATTCCTAAACAAAAGTCGGTCAATTAA
- a CDS encoding EI24 domain-containing protein, protein MNDVIYAMWQATKSQFNYKMMALVFTPFLISIVFWSVITYFYWSDWHQSMMLWMNDLIPSSWFSRGMVSVASGYFISLLILFMLAPAVYLSTLLITAFFSMPIIVEHVHYRDFRDLSPRGNSYFVKSLMNSFIAIGVLLVGWILGFPLWLLTPLSPLISLLLTAYFIQRLFRYDALSTYASDEELHQIVKGSLHKFFLLGIIAGLLQFIPIVNLFGATWVGLAYTYLALGELRDLRYTTAI, encoded by the coding sequence ATGAATGATGTTATTTATGCCATGTGGCAAGCCACCAAAAGCCAGTTCAATTATAAAATGATGGCATTGGTATTTACTCCCTTTTTGATTTCTATTGTTTTCTGGTCGGTGATTACCTATTTTTATTGGAGTGATTGGCATCAATCTATGATGCTCTGGATGAATGATCTGATCCCTTCTTCTTGGTTTTCTCGTGGGATGGTGTCCGTGGCATCGGGCTATTTCATTTCATTGTTAATTCTATTTATGCTGGCCCCAGCGGTGTACCTCTCCACCCTACTGATCACCGCTTTTTTCTCCATGCCCATCATTGTGGAACATGTGCATTACAGGGATTTTAGAGATCTCTCGCCAAGGGGCAACAGTTATTTTGTCAAGAGCCTAATGAATTCATTCATTGCTATAGGAGTTTTACTCGTTGGCTGGATACTGGGGTTTCCGCTGTGGTTACTCACCCCACTCTCACCCCTCATCTCACTTCTACTCACCGCTTATTTCATACAACGGCTATTTCGTTATGATGCACTTTCAACCTATGCTAGCGATGAGGAATTACATCAGATTGTCAAAGGATCATTACATAAGTTTTTTTTGCTTGGCATCATTGCCGGATTATTACAATTTATTCCGATCGTTAATTTATTTGGTGCCACTTGGGTCGGTTTAGCTTATACCTATTTGGCACTGGGAGAATTACGAGATTTACGATACACAACAGCAATCTAA
- a CDS encoding DUF2924 domain-containing protein: MSKKTVVSGVIGRIAHLPDTPFEEIKSLWQQIFATPMPTHNRQFLERRIAYRLQEIEFRKIDRNLMDRNDRRIKTIIETGQNKKRDRDHRPVAGTLLTREYKGVIHKVVATPDGQYDFQGRMYPSLSMIAREITGTRWSGPLFFGLKPSATKPTSKKGGCR; this comes from the coding sequence ATGAGCAAGAAAACCGTAGTCTCAGGCGTGATCGGCCGAATCGCGCACCTGCCCGACACACCATTCGAAGAAATCAAATCGCTGTGGCAACAGATTTTCGCCACCCCCATGCCCACGCACAACCGTCAGTTTCTGGAACGGCGTATTGCCTACCGACTGCAGGAAATCGAGTTTCGCAAAATTGATCGTAACCTGATGGATCGGAATGACCGTCGCATCAAAACCATCATAGAAACGGGCCAGAACAAAAAGCGCGATCGCGATCACCGTCCGGTTGCCGGTACATTGTTGACTCGGGAGTACAAGGGAGTAATTCACAAAGTGGTGGCAACCCCCGATGGTCAATATGACTTTCAGGGGCGTATGTACCCAAGCCTCTCCATGATTGCACGGGAGATCACCGGGACACGGTGGTCTGGTCCATTGTTCTTCGGGCTCAAGCCGTCAGCTACGAAACCCACCTCCAAGAAAGGAGGTTGTCGATGA